In a genomic window of Salegentibacter salegens:
- a CDS encoding NUDIX domain-containing protein, giving the protein MKQQEVAVTVDSVVFCNANNEFKVLLIKRKNDPYGGQWALPGGYINESEDLQTAAKRELEEETGVAVKTMEQVRAFGAPGRDPRGRTISIAFVSRIFCEEELKAGDDAGEASWVSIDDLPELAFDHAEIIEAAKNYL; this is encoded by the coding sequence ATGAAACAGCAAGAAGTAGCAGTAACCGTAGATAGTGTAGTTTTTTGTAATGCAAATAATGAATTCAAAGTTTTGCTCATAAAAAGAAAAAATGATCCTTATGGAGGCCAGTGGGCATTGCCGGGTGGCTATATAAATGAATCTGAAGATTTACAGACCGCGGCAAAACGCGAACTGGAAGAAGAAACAGGAGTTGCGGTAAAAACAATGGAACAGGTGAGAGCTTTTGGTGCTCCGGGGCGTGATCCCAGGGGAAGAACCATTTCTATTGCCTTTGTGAGTCGTATTTTTTGTGAAGAAGAGCTTAAGGCCGGGGACGATGCAGGAGAAGCTTCCTGGGTGAGCATAGACGATCTACCGGAATTAGCTTTTGATCACGCTGAAATCATTGAAGCTGCAAAAAATTATTTATAG
- a CDS encoding glyoxalase produces MIPRDLQLVALRPEIPSARVSENMSLDEQFQNKTLRPIAKLQDELLLEVFRNYTKKHKNKFYELKIEQRFNYIENAIQKDIKFRNSLKGIIIGQFTLEEYAAYIKNSSALNKRMMNIVKERLQSNIQLLEEEIAY; encoded by the coding sequence ATGATACCACGTGATCTTCAATTAGTAGCACTTAGGCCCGAGATCCCTTCGGCCAGAGTTTCAGAAAACATGAGTTTAGACGAGCAATTTCAAAACAAAACTTTACGGCCAATCGCCAAACTTCAGGATGAATTATTGCTGGAAGTTTTTAGAAATTACACTAAAAAACACAAGAATAAATTCTATGAACTTAAAATTGAGCAGCGCTTTAACTACATAGAAAATGCTATCCAAAAAGATATAAAATTCAGAAATAGTTTAAAGGGAATAATAATAGGACAATTCACTTTAGAAGAATATGCTGCTTATATCAAGAATTCTTCGGCTTTAAATAAGCGTATGATGAATATTGTAAAAGAGCGTTTGCAAAGCAATATTCAGCTTTTAGAAGAGGAAATAGCGTACTAA
- a CDS encoding THUMP-like domain-containing protein: MNKAILNPEVQEFLRNNLKTTAAELALSGSAFPAISASELAQQLTGLQKAEKKLPTWFKKTQIYYPAKLNLEQTSSEITAKFKASLVKGETLIDLTGGLGIDDFYFAQIFKEVIHCELNAELSEIAAHNLKQLGRENISFRNEDSIAFLKNTDQKFDCIYVDPARRDNAGGKVFRLADCLPNIPENLDLLFRKSDTILIKTSPLLDLQAGISELKCVVKIYIIAVHNEVKELLWLLKKGDNSETKIKTLNFTKKGIEEFEGIFKKPAAEVEYSLPKKYLYEPNAAIMKSGFFTEIASHTQTSKLHPNSHLYTSENKNSFPGRKFKILDIEEYKPGLIKKKFKNLKANITTRNFPESVDVLRKKFKIKDGGKIYLFFTTNINNQKIVLVCEKF; encoded by the coding sequence TTGAACAAAGCGATATTAAATCCAGAGGTTCAGGAATTTCTTAGAAATAACCTGAAAACCACTGCTGCCGAATTAGCGCTTAGCGGAAGCGCTTTTCCCGCTATTTCTGCTTCAGAATTAGCACAGCAACTAACAGGCCTGCAAAAGGCTGAAAAAAAGTTACCGACCTGGTTTAAAAAAACTCAAATTTATTATCCGGCAAAACTAAATTTAGAGCAAACTTCTTCTGAAATTACCGCAAAATTCAAAGCTTCTCTTGTCAAAGGAGAAACATTAATCGATTTAACCGGCGGATTGGGAATAGACGATTTCTATTTCGCCCAAATCTTTAAAGAAGTAATTCATTGCGAATTAAACGCTGAATTATCTGAAATCGCAGCACATAATTTAAAACAATTAGGGCGAGAAAATATTTCCTTTAGAAATGAGGATAGCATTGCTTTTTTAAAAAATACTGATCAAAAATTTGACTGTATTTATGTAGATCCGGCGCGGCGTGATAATGCAGGAGGAAAAGTTTTTCGATTGGCCGATTGTTTACCCAATATTCCTGAAAATCTTGATTTGCTATTTAGAAAAAGTGATACGATACTTATTAAAACTTCTCCGCTACTCGATTTACAGGCTGGAATTTCAGAGTTAAAATGTGTAGTCAAAATTTATATTATCGCTGTGCATAATGAAGTGAAGGAATTGCTTTGGTTGCTGAAGAAAGGTGATAATTCAGAAACTAAAATAAAAACCCTGAATTTTACCAAAAAAGGGATTGAGGAATTTGAAGGAATTTTTAAAAAACCCGCTGCCGAAGTAGAATATTCATTACCCAAAAAGTATCTTTACGAGCCAAATGCCGCAATTATGAAAAGCGGATTTTTTACGGAAATTGCCTCTCACACACAAACTTCAAAACTTCATCCTAATTCTCATTTATATACTTCAGAAAATAAAAATAGCTTTCCTGGTAGAAAATTTAAAATACTTGATATTGAAGAATATAAGCCTGGTTTAATAAAGAAGAAGTTTAAGAACCTGAAAGCCAATATTACAACCAGAAATTTTCCGGAAAGCGTTGATGTTTTAAGAAAAAAATTCAAAATTAAAGACGGCGGAAAAATCTATTTATTCTTTACCACCAATATCAATAATCAAAAAATCGTGTTGGTATGCGAAAAGTTTTAG
- a CDS encoding HD family phosphohydrolase: MKKFVNNLYKNQALFYKVFLFALTAVLIVYLLPKGGNFKYEIPKGKPWQYENLYAPFDFAILKSEEEIQDERQQIINNHTPYFQFNQEIPIEVKSEVPEVVPEVFPDSIFNNREIQIIGFVNETLDDVYEYGLLQANNRLEDNQLVYLRKGNEAFEISYKNILKQDQVRDFLNSEIEESNLAEFENELLEVFFNLIEPNVSFDSEFTQKELQSKLDNISYTRGNIEQGSRVIARGEVVEGNKYNILRSLKNEYESQVWSESNYKWIIVGYSVLVALALLMLLLFIRKYRQEIFENNVKVTFIFFNILFMVMLTTLVVNFNIDYVYVVPLCILPLTLKAFFDARLGMFTHVITVLLLGFIVPNSYEYMFLQIIAGIVTILTMSELYKRANLFISVGQITLVYIISYFAFTVIQEGNIADVEAEVLLTFLLGGLATLFVQPLIYIYEKIFGMVSDMSLLELSDTNAKLLKELSEKAPGTFHHSLNVANLAEAAANEINANAMLVRVGALYHDIGKMKNPTYFSENQTSAVNSHDELAPKESAQIITDHVINGIEIAKKHNLPDRVIDFIRTHHGTTTVYFFYMKEKEQNENAVADDFRYPGPIPFSKETAILMMCDSVEAASKSLKEPTAGVIDNFVEKIINKQMKEEQFLNANITFKEIQVVKKILKRKLKNIFHLRVEYPE, encoded by the coding sequence ATGAAGAAATTCGTAAATAACCTGTATAAGAATCAGGCGTTATTTTACAAGGTATTTTTATTTGCGCTTACCGCGGTGCTAATTGTTTACCTACTTCCTAAAGGAGGAAATTTTAAATATGAAATTCCTAAGGGAAAGCCCTGGCAGTATGAAAATCTCTATGCGCCTTTTGATTTCGCGATCCTAAAATCGGAAGAAGAAATCCAGGACGAACGTCAACAAATTATAAATAATCATACTCCTTATTTTCAGTTTAACCAGGAAATTCCAATTGAGGTAAAATCTGAAGTGCCAGAGGTGGTACCAGAAGTTTTTCCCGATAGCATTTTTAATAACAGGGAAATTCAAATTATTGGTTTTGTAAACGAAACCCTGGATGATGTCTATGAATACGGATTGTTGCAAGCTAATAACAGGTTAGAAGACAATCAGCTGGTTTATTTACGAAAAGGGAATGAAGCTTTTGAGATTTCTTATAAAAATATTTTAAAACAAGATCAGGTACGGGATTTTTTGAATTCTGAGATTGAGGAATCTAACCTTGCAGAATTTGAAAATGAATTGTTAGAAGTTTTCTTTAATCTAATAGAACCTAACGTAAGTTTTGACAGCGAATTTACCCAGAAAGAACTCCAAAGTAAACTGGATAATATTTCTTATACCCGCGGCAATATTGAGCAGGGCAGTAGGGTTATTGCCCGGGGAGAAGTCGTAGAAGGCAATAAATACAATATCCTGCGATCGCTTAAAAATGAATATGAATCCCAGGTTTGGAGTGAAAGTAATTACAAATGGATTATTGTAGGATATAGTGTTTTAGTTGCTTTAGCACTTTTAATGCTCCTCTTATTTATTAGAAAATACCGGCAGGAAATTTTTGAGAATAATGTTAAGGTAACTTTTATCTTTTTCAACATTCTCTTTATGGTCATGTTAACCACCTTAGTGGTTAATTTTAATATAGATTACGTATATGTAGTACCGTTGTGTATTCTTCCTCTTACTTTAAAAGCATTTTTTGATGCTCGTTTGGGAATGTTCACGCACGTAATTACGGTACTGCTTTTAGGGTTTATTGTCCCTAATAGTTATGAATATATGTTTCTGCAAATTATAGCCGGGATTGTTACTATTCTTACAATGTCTGAACTCTACAAAAGAGCTAACCTCTTTATTTCAGTGGGTCAAATTACCCTGGTATATATTATTTCCTATTTCGCTTTTACGGTAATCCAGGAAGGAAATATCGCCGATGTGGAAGCTGAAGTTCTACTTACTTTTCTCCTTGGAGGCCTCGCAACATTATTTGTACAACCATTAATTTACATTTATGAAAAAATCTTCGGAATGGTTTCAGATATGTCTTTGCTGGAACTTTCAGACACCAACGCAAAATTACTAAAAGAGCTTTCAGAAAAAGCACCGGGAACTTTTCACCACTCTTTAAACGTAGCTAACCTGGCTGAAGCTGCCGCCAACGAAATTAATGCAAATGCGATGTTGGTTAGGGTAGGAGCACTTTATCACGATATTGGTAAAATGAAAAATCCAACCTATTTTTCTGAAAATCAAACTTCAGCGGTCAATTCTCACGACGAGTTAGCGCCAAAAGAAAGCGCCCAAATTATCACCGACCATGTGATTAACGGGATTGAAATTGCAAAAAAACACAATCTGCCAGATAGGGTTATAGATTTTATTAGAACACACCACGGAACAACAACAGTTTACTTCTTTTATATGAAAGAGAAAGAGCAAAATGAAAATGCCGTGGCAGATGATTTTAGGTATCCTGGGCCTATTCCTTTTAGTAAAGAAACCGCGATTTTAATGATGTGTGATAGTGTAGAGGCCGCCAGTAAAAGTTTAAAAGAACCAACCGCAGGAGTAATAGATAATTTTGTAGAGAAGATTATCAATAAACAAATGAAAGAAGAGCAATTCTTAAACGCTAATATTACTTTTAAAGAAATACAAGTGGTGAAAAAGATCCTTAAACGTAAGCTTAAGAACATTTTTCACCTTAGAGTTGAGTATCCGGAATAG
- a CDS encoding DUF72 domain-containing protein gives MNFGKVDHPENIDFTLPETHPDTIKVLNQNGNKDGFKDVRIGCAKWNRKDLKNFYPRGTKDELVYYSSQFNSIEFNGSFYRMYPEEQFEKWYGKADENFKFFPKVPRLISHIKRLNATEELTDDFVKNLLQLKEKLGMVFLQMREDFAPKSADRLDDFLTHWPKEIPLSAELRNVDWYADEEAANQLYALLKKRNVAHIITDTAGRRDLIHMRLSNTTAFIRYNGANHSSDYTRLDDWLDRLEEWHKEGLENVYFFIHQNVEEASPLLSAYFIKNFNKRFKTDIKIPKTLN, from the coding sequence ATGAATTTTGGAAAAGTAGATCACCCCGAAAATATAGATTTTACGCTGCCTGAAACTCATCCTGACACCATTAAAGTTCTTAACCAAAATGGAAATAAAGATGGATTTAAAGATGTGCGTATTGGCTGTGCAAAATGGAATAGAAAAGACTTAAAGAATTTTTATCCGCGAGGAACAAAAGATGAACTGGTTTACTACTCTTCCCAATTTAATAGTATAGAATTCAATGGTTCTTTCTATAGAATGTATCCCGAAGAGCAATTTGAAAAATGGTATGGAAAAGCCGATGAAAATTTTAAGTTTTTCCCAAAAGTTCCAAGACTTATAAGTCATATAAAAAGGCTTAACGCCACAGAGGAACTGACTGATGATTTTGTAAAAAACCTGCTTCAGTTAAAAGAAAAATTAGGAATGGTTTTCCTTCAAATGCGTGAGGATTTTGCCCCGAAATCGGCTGATAGGCTGGACGATTTCTTGACGCATTGGCCAAAAGAGATTCCGCTTTCAGCAGAATTAAGAAACGTAGATTGGTATGCAGATGAAGAAGCAGCAAACCAGCTTTACGCGCTTCTTAAAAAAAGAAATGTAGCACACATAATAACCGATACGGCCGGGAGACGCGATCTAATTCATATGCGATTAAGCAATACCACGGCTTTTATTAGATATAATGGGGCCAATCATAGTTCAGATTATACAAGATTAGATGACTGGCTGGACAGGTTGGAAGAATGGCATAAAGAAGGCCTGGAGAATGTATACTTTTTTATACATCAAAATGTAGAAGAGGCCTCTCCATTGCTTTCGGCTTATTTTATAAAGAATTTCAATAAAAGATTTAAAACAGATATAAAAATACCTAAAACTTTAAATTAA
- a CDS encoding acyl-CoA thioesterase, with product MRFHTRKWIKPEDLNPNGTLFGGSLLAWIDEECALYSIIQLENSKCVTKYMSEINFQHSARQGDIVEIGIEVLKFGTTSLTLKCEVRNKMTRSTIITIDKVIMVTLDQDGKPTPHGKTKVEFVKDRLQDRA from the coding sequence ATGAGATTTCATACCAGAAAATGGATTAAACCAGAAGACCTAAACCCAAACGGAACTTTATTTGGTGGTAGTTTGCTGGCCTGGATAGATGAAGAATGCGCTTTATACAGTATTATTCAGCTAGAAAATTCTAAATGTGTAACCAAATATATGAGTGAGATAAATTTTCAGCATTCTGCCAGACAGGGAGATATTGTAGAAATAGGTATAGAAGTTCTAAAATTTGGAACAACTTCTTTGACGCTAAAATGTGAAGTTAGAAATAAAATGACGCGCTCTACTATAATTACCATAGATAAAGTGATTATGGTTACTTTAGACCAAGATGGCAAACCAACGCCTCACGGGAAAACCAAGGTGGAATTTGTAAAAGACCGGTTACAGGATCGCGCCTAA
- a CDS encoding transcription elongation factor has protein sequence MVSNKKELYFNCLDTVNEQIERYQKEMDLIKESMEANDIKTDYDEDNKGQLLSDFEKYAGRLSDSQQMKESLSRIDPDHYSEAISFGSVVETSGNYYFISVPIGEIAMEDGSSVYAISTEAPIYQEMEGKKEGDTFNFNGEEVKITAVG, from the coding sequence ATGGTAAGTAATAAGAAAGAACTCTATTTTAATTGTTTAGATACTGTAAATGAGCAAATAGAAAGATATCAAAAGGAAATGGATCTTATAAAAGAATCTATGGAGGCAAACGATATAAAAACCGATTATGATGAAGATAATAAGGGACAATTATTAAGCGATTTTGAGAAATATGCCGGCCGTTTAAGTGACTCACAACAAATGAAAGAAAGCTTAAGCCGAATAGATCCCGATCATTATAGTGAAGCCATTAGTTTTGGCAGCGTGGTGGAAACCAGTGGAAATTATTATTTTATTTCAGTCCCCATTGGTGAAATTGCCATGGAAGATGGGAGCAGCGTCTATGCTATATCTACTGAAGCTCCTATTTACCAGGAAATGGAAGGTAAAAAAGAAGGCGATACCTTTAATTTTAATGGTGAGGAAGTTAAAATTACGGCTGTAGGTTAA
- a CDS encoding DUF3307 domain-containing protein, whose product MEETTLILLQLLLAHILTDFVLQPTKLVKHKREKKAGSWFLYFHSFLAGFLTYIFLQEWHLWYIPIVISLSHFFIDLWKLQHKNDTLKLFLIDQFWHIFIIILVWIYLIDGFSELIPFIADVFSSTQFLAIIIGYLLVIFPTGFLIGKATKRWHNELQPNGQSHSLEAAGRYIGIFERILVLTFILTQNFSAIGFLIAAKSILRFSDKTDASARKQTEYVLIGTLMSFAITILIGLLVRYFLF is encoded by the coding sequence ATGGAAGAAACTACGCTAATCTTACTTCAACTTCTGCTGGCACACATCTTAACCGATTTTGTGCTGCAACCCACCAAACTGGTAAAACATAAAAGGGAGAAAAAAGCGGGATCCTGGTTTTTATATTTCCATTCGTTTTTAGCAGGATTTCTAACTTATATTTTTCTGCAGGAATGGCATTTATGGTATATACCCATAGTAATTAGTTTAAGCCATTTTTTTATCGATTTATGGAAACTTCAGCATAAAAACGATACTTTAAAACTTTTTTTAATAGACCAGTTTTGGCATATTTTCATAATAATTTTAGTCTGGATTTATCTTATAGATGGCTTTTCAGAATTGATTCCCTTTATTGCTGATGTCTTTTCTTCAACTCAATTTCTAGCGATAATAATTGGGTATTTACTGGTTATTTTCCCAACTGGATTTTTAATTGGCAAGGCTACTAAACGCTGGCATAACGAGCTTCAACCCAATGGCCAAAGTCATAGCCTGGAAGCTGCAGGCCGGTATATAGGTATTTTTGAAAGAATTCTGGTGCTTACCTTTATTTTAACACAAAATTTTTCTGCTATAGGATTTCTTATCGCAGCAAAATCTATTTTACGTTTTAGTGATAAAACCGATGCGAGCGCAAGAAAACAAACCGAATATGTACTCATAGGAACGCTAATGAGTTTTGCGATTACGATCCTAATCGGACTTTTAGTACGCTATTTCCTCTTCTAA
- a CDS encoding NAD-dependent succinate-semialdehyde dehydrogenase encodes MIISKNPYTGEEISSHHELSDTEVEKAIKKAHSRFRSWRETSFAERSNLMMKAAKELKDNSREYAEAITREMGKPITQAVAEVEKCAWVCEYYAEHAESQLENEKIKTDAKNSYVTYEPLGVVLAVMPWNYPFWQVFRFAAPALMAGNIAILKHASNVMLSANNIQKVFEKAGFPQDCFQNLVIGSKKVENIIRNKKVKAVTLTGSGRAGSSVASIAGEEIKKSVLELGGSNALVVFKDANIAESIKTCVQARFQNTGQSCIAGKRLLLHQDIAEDFLDEFTRQVRELKSGDPMDEETFIGVMAKESLAEDLEDQVKASVKKGAKIILGGKRDGTYFEPTIITGAKEGMPVFDEETFGPAISVTEFKNEEEAVDLVNSSSFGLGVSIFTEDEDFALKIVPRFEDGAVFVNELVKSDPRLPFGGTKISGYGRELSHHGIQEFTNRKTVYFNKY; translated from the coding sequence ATGATAATTTCAAAAAACCCATATACCGGAGAAGAAATCTCTAGCCATCATGAATTAAGTGATACCGAAGTTGAAAAAGCGATAAAAAAAGCGCATTCCAGGTTTAGATCCTGGCGGGAAACCTCTTTTGCAGAGCGAAGCAACCTAATGATGAAAGCCGCAAAAGAGCTTAAAGACAATTCCCGTGAATACGCCGAAGCAATTACCCGGGAAATGGGAAAACCCATTACTCAGGCTGTCGCAGAAGTAGAAAAATGCGCCTGGGTTTGCGAATATTATGCTGAGCATGCTGAATCTCAACTAGAGAATGAAAAAATTAAAACCGATGCTAAAAACTCCTATGTTACTTACGAGCCTTTAGGAGTAGTCCTTGCGGTTATGCCATGGAACTATCCATTCTGGCAGGTTTTTAGGTTTGCAGCGCCAGCGCTCATGGCCGGAAATATTGCGATTTTAAAACACGCCAGTAACGTAATGCTTTCAGCTAATAATATTCAAAAGGTATTTGAAAAGGCCGGTTTCCCTCAAGATTGTTTTCAAAACCTAGTCATTGGCAGCAAGAAAGTAGAAAATATAATTAGAAATAAAAAGGTAAAGGCCGTGACTTTAACCGGTAGCGGCAGGGCAGGAAGTAGTGTAGCTTCTATTGCCGGGGAAGAAATCAAGAAATCTGTTTTAGAACTTGGTGGGAGCAATGCCCTTGTAGTTTTTAAAGACGCTAATATTGCTGAAAGTATAAAAACCTGTGTCCAGGCTCGTTTTCAAAATACGGGACAAAGTTGTATTGCCGGAAAGCGTTTACTGCTTCATCAAGATATAGCTGAAGATTTCCTTGACGAATTCACTCGTCAGGTTCGGGAATTAAAAAGTGGCGACCCAATGGACGAGGAAACTTTTATTGGCGTAATGGCAAAGGAAAGTTTAGCTGAAGATTTAGAAGACCAGGTAAAAGCTTCGGTAAAAAAAGGAGCTAAAATTATTTTAGGAGGAAAAAGGGACGGTACTTACTTTGAACCCACAATTATTACCGGTGCAAAAGAAGGAATGCCTGTTTTTGATGAAGAAACTTTTGGCCCGGCGATTTCTGTTACAGAGTTTAAAAATGAGGAAGAGGCAGTAGATTTAGTTAATTCTTCAAGTTTTGGGCTTGGAGTCTCCATTTTTACAGAAGATGAAGATTTCGCTCTAAAAATAGTACCCAGGTTTGAAGATGGAGCTGTGTTTGTCAACGAGCTGGTTAAAAGTGATCCCAGATTACCTTTTGGCGGAACTAAAATTTCAGGATACGGAAGGGAACTATCCCATCATGGAATCCAGGAATTTACCAATAGAAAAACCGTTTACTTTAACAAATATTAG
- a CDS encoding C40 family peptidase: MQYGICPLSIVPLRETTSNNSEMVSQVLYGEHFKILEERAQWSRIRVAFDNFEAWISNKQLLKIPEETYFQLDQATPKYSADLFDFVTDHNGHLITIPLGASLNATDLLNHHFEGHSVSGEKLKVEIVKTALLYLNSPYSWGGKSPLGIDCSGLTQMVYKLNGYQLNRNSADQAKQGEPLSFIEESEAGDLAFFDDKEGIIDHVGIMMNDNYIIHVDGKVRIDRIDHSGIFNAELKRHTHQLRVIKKII; this comes from the coding sequence ATGCAATACGGAATTTGCCCCTTAAGCATTGTACCACTTCGCGAAACCACATCTAATAATAGCGAAATGGTCTCTCAGGTTCTTTATGGAGAACATTTTAAAATACTTGAAGAACGTGCTCAATGGAGCAGGATTCGTGTTGCATTCGATAATTTTGAGGCCTGGATCTCAAATAAACAATTACTTAAAATTCCGGAAGAAACTTACTTCCAGTTAGACCAGGCTACTCCTAAATATTCTGCAGATCTTTTTGATTTTGTAACCGATCATAACGGGCATCTTATCACTATCCCCCTTGGTGCTTCGCTTAATGCTACCGATTTATTGAACCATCACTTTGAGGGACATTCGGTTTCGGGTGAAAAACTTAAGGTTGAAATTGTAAAAACTGCCTTATTATACTTGAACAGTCCATATTCATGGGGCGGGAAATCGCCATTGGGAATTGATTGCAGCGGACTTACACAAATGGTATACAAATTAAACGGCTACCAATTAAATAGAAATTCGGCCGATCAGGCTAAACAAGGCGAGCCACTTAGTTTTATTGAAGAAAGTGAAGCCGGAGATCTTGCCTTTTTTGATGATAAAGAAGGAATAATAGATCACGTGGGTATTATGATGAACGATAATTATATTATTCACGTAGATGGCAAAGTTAGAATTGATCGCATTGATCATTCAGGAATTTTTAATGCGGAATTAAAAAGACATACTCACCAACTGCGTGTAATAAAGAAGATTATTTAA
- a CDS encoding acetyl-CoA C-acyltransferase, producing the protein MNNEVVIVSAARTPIGSFLGSLSTVEATDLGAVAIKGALNKINLKPELVQEVLMGNVVQAGVGQAPARQAALKAGIPDTVPCTTINKVCASGMKAVMQGAQSIMLGQTSIVVAGGMENMSLIPHYLYHRKGQKFGPAKMEDGMQKDGLVDAYDHNAMGVCADLCATEHNFSREDQDAFAIKSYERSAQAWADGKFDNEVVPVEVPQRKGDPLVVKEDEEFKNVRMDKITSLRPAFSKDGTVTAANASTINDGAGAVVLMSRAKAEELGVEILASIKGFADAAQEPKWFTTAPAKALPLALKNAGVAQNEIDFFEFNEAFSVVGLANMKILGISDEITNVHGGAVSLGHPLGCSGVRILITLLNVLQQNNAKLGAAAICNGGGGASAMVIERNS; encoded by the coding sequence ATGAATAACGAAGTAGTAATTGTAAGCGCCGCAAGGACTCCAATAGGAAGTTTTTTGGGTAGCTTATCTACCGTAGAAGCTACCGATCTTGGTGCTGTTGCCATCAAAGGAGCTCTAAATAAAATTAATTTGAAACCTGAACTTGTACAGGAAGTATTAATGGGAAATGTAGTGCAGGCCGGTGTTGGCCAGGCACCTGCAAGACAGGCCGCTTTAAAAGCCGGAATTCCAGATACCGTTCCTTGTACAACCATAAATAAAGTTTGTGCCAGTGGTATGAAAGCCGTTATGCAAGGTGCACAATCTATTATGCTTGGCCAAACTTCTATAGTTGTTGCCGGTGGAATGGAAAATATGAGTTTAATTCCGCATTATTTATACCATAGAAAAGGACAGAAATTTGGTCCTGCAAAAATGGAAGATGGAATGCAAAAAGATGGTCTGGTAGATGCTTACGACCATAATGCGATGGGTGTCTGTGCCGATCTTTGTGCTACCGAGCATAATTTTTCAAGAGAAGATCAGGATGCTTTTGCCATTAAATCTTACGAACGTTCTGCTCAAGCCTGGGCCGATGGGAAATTTGATAATGAAGTGGTGCCGGTTGAAGTTCCGCAGCGAAAGGGAGATCCTTTAGTAGTGAAAGAAGACGAGGAGTTTAAAAATGTGAGAATGGATAAAATAACTTCACTTCGTCCCGCGTTTAGTAAAGACGGAACTGTAACAGCAGCAAATGCTTCTACTATTAACGATGGTGCCGGTGCTGTGGTTTTAATGAGTCGTGCAAAAGCTGAAGAATTAGGCGTAGAGATCCTGGCAAGCATCAAAGGTTTTGCCGATGCCGCGCAGGAACCAAAGTGGTTTACAACTGCTCCAGCCAAAGCTTTGCCTTTAGCGCTTAAAAATGCAGGTGTTGCTCAAAACGAGATAGATTTCTTTGAATTTAATGAAGCTTTCTCTGTAGTTGGCCTGGCTAATATGAAGATTTTAGGAATTAGTGACGAGATCACCAATGTTCATGGTGGTGCCGTTTCTCTTGGTCACCCACTTGGATGTAGCGGAGTAAGAATTCTTATTACTTTACTAAATGTACTGCAGCAAAATAATGCTAAATTAGGTGCGGCCGCAATTTGTAATGGCGGTGGCGGTGCATCTGCAATGGTAATAGAGCGAAACTCTTAA